A part of Pectinophora gossypiella chromosome Z, ilPecGoss1.1, whole genome shotgun sequence genomic DNA contains:
- the LOC126380122 gene encoding glycosyltransferase-like domain-containing protein 1 isoform X1 — MDTKKILIIEPFYGGSHKKLIDIICSNLPENFYLLITMKAKKWHWRARASALYVSTQIPHDHSFEILFCTSVLPLAELLGLRPDLIRLKKLVYFHENQLEFPVRITKERDFQYGYNEILTCIVADKVLFNSYYNQDSFLSHINGHLNLQPDYRLKDLDQTIRPKCTVIYYPLDLYTIDYHLSSRDAICSSAGEETSDELHIVWPHRWEFDKNPEAFYKCLCKMDESGHMFKVSILGETFGKKMEVFNDLHERLTTKLVNLGYVSSPAKYYGILKTADVVVSTAIHEFFGVAVLEAVYCGCVPVVPNRLAYTELYGGRVEEIYETEEELYDILVNLCKRKKNDDLNKDYRYLALPYDAKKWFDKMYEVFNS, encoded by the exons ATGGATACTAAAAAAATACTCATAATTGAGCCTTTTTATGGAGGATCACACAAGAAACTCATTGACATCATTTGTTCAA ATCTAcctgaaaacttttatttgttGATCACAATGAAAGCTAAGAAATGGCACTGGAGAGCCAGAGCCTCGGCTCTGTACGTATCAACACAAATACCGCACGATCACAGCTTTGAGATATTGTTCTGCACATCGGTGCTGCCTCTAGCAGAGCTCTTAGGCCTCCGACCGGACCTCATAAGGTTAAAGAAGCTGGTTTATTTCCATGAGAACCAGCTGGAATTCCCGGTGCGAATTACCAAGGAGAGGGACTTCCAATATGGATATAATGAGATACTAACCTG tattGTTGCAGATAAAGTTCTATTTAATTCTTACTACAACCAAGACTCGTTTTTATCACATATCAACGGTCATCTCAACCTGCAGCCGGACTATAGACTCAAAGATTTAGACCAAACTATAAGGCCAAAATGCACGGTCATATACTATCCTCTAGATCTGTACACAATAGACTATCATCTTTCTTCACGGGACGCAATCTGTTCTTCAGCTGGTGAAGAAACAAGTGATGAACTTCACATAGTGTGGCCACACCGATGGGAGTTTGATAAAAACCCTGAagcattttataaatgtttgtgtaAAATGGATGAAAGCGGCCACATGTTCAAG GTGAGCATTCTGGGCGAGACTTTCGGTAAGAAGATGGAGGTGTTTAACGACCTACACGAGAGGCTGACCACAAAGCTGGTGAACCTTGGATATGTAAGCAGCCCAGCCAAGTACTACGGGATTCTCAAAACTGCTGATGTGGTTGTCTCCACTGCCATACATGAGTTCTTTGGAGTTGCTGT ACTTGAAGCAGTGTATTGTGGCTGCGTACCTGTGGTTCCCAATCGTTTAGCATACACTGAGCTTTATGGAGGGAGAGTGGAGGAAATATACGAGACAGAAGAAGAACTGTACGACATACTAGTCAATTTATGCAAGCGGAAAAAAAATGATGATCTCAATAAAGACTATCGCTACTTAGCACTGCCTTACGACGCCAAGAAATGGTTCGATAAAATGTATGAAGTTTTTAATTCTTAG
- the LOC126380122 gene encoding glycosyltransferase-like domain-containing protein 1 isoform X2, whose protein sequence is MKAKKWHWRARASALYVSTQIPHDHSFEILFCTSVLPLAELLGLRPDLIRLKKLVYFHENQLEFPVRITKERDFQYGYNEILTCIVADKVLFNSYYNQDSFLSHINGHLNLQPDYRLKDLDQTIRPKCTVIYYPLDLYTIDYHLSSRDAICSSAGEETSDELHIVWPHRWEFDKNPEAFYKCLCKMDESGHMFKVSILGETFGKKMEVFNDLHERLTTKLVNLGYVSSPAKYYGILKTADVVVSTAIHEFFGVAVLEAVYCGCVPVVPNRLAYTELYGGRVEEIYETEEELYDILVNLCKRKKNDDLNKDYRYLALPYDAKKWFDKMYEVFNS, encoded by the exons ATGAAAGCTAAGAAATGGCACTGGAGAGCCAGAGCCTCGGCTCTGTACGTATCAACACAAATACCGCACGATCACAGCTTTGAGATATTGTTCTGCACATCGGTGCTGCCTCTAGCAGAGCTCTTAGGCCTCCGACCGGACCTCATAAGGTTAAAGAAGCTGGTTTATTTCCATGAGAACCAGCTGGAATTCCCGGTGCGAATTACCAAGGAGAGGGACTTCCAATATGGATATAATGAGATACTAACCTG tattGTTGCAGATAAAGTTCTATTTAATTCTTACTACAACCAAGACTCGTTTTTATCACATATCAACGGTCATCTCAACCTGCAGCCGGACTATAGACTCAAAGATTTAGACCAAACTATAAGGCCAAAATGCACGGTCATATACTATCCTCTAGATCTGTACACAATAGACTATCATCTTTCTTCACGGGACGCAATCTGTTCTTCAGCTGGTGAAGAAACAAGTGATGAACTTCACATAGTGTGGCCACACCGATGGGAGTTTGATAAAAACCCTGAagcattttataaatgtttgtgtaAAATGGATGAAAGCGGCCACATGTTCAAG GTGAGCATTCTGGGCGAGACTTTCGGTAAGAAGATGGAGGTGTTTAACGACCTACACGAGAGGCTGACCACAAAGCTGGTGAACCTTGGATATGTAAGCAGCCCAGCCAAGTACTACGGGATTCTCAAAACTGCTGATGTGGTTGTCTCCACTGCCATACATGAGTTCTTTGGAGTTGCTGT ACTTGAAGCAGTGTATTGTGGCTGCGTACCTGTGGTTCCCAATCGTTTAGCATACACTGAGCTTTATGGAGGGAGAGTGGAGGAAATATACGAGACAGAAGAAGAACTGTACGACATACTAGTCAATTTATGCAAGCGGAAAAAAAATGATGATCTCAATAAAGACTATCGCTACTTAGCACTGCCTTACGACGCCAAGAAATGGTTCGATAAAATGTATGAAGTTTTTAATTCTTAG